TTAGTAGTTCATGTACTGGCAACAACACGAGTTCGTCGCCTTCATGTGCGACATTTTCAAGTGAGATTGTTAAAACATTTGCCCCACGACTTTCCACTTCTTTTGCGTTTCCGCGTGTATGACTGGCTGTTTTTTCATCTGTGATAATCGAAATGACTGGTGTGCCTTCTTCAATCAAGGCAATGGTTCCATGTTTTAATTCCCCAGCAGCAAATCCTTCTGCTTGAATATAAGAAATTTCTTTTAATTTAAGCGCTGCTTCCATCGATACGGCATAATCTAATCCACGACCAATAAAGAAGGCATTGCGTGTTGTTCCTAAGAGCGACTCGCTAAGACCAGCTATTAATTCTTTTTCACTAATCATTGAATCCATTACAGAGGCGATAATTGCCATCTCATGAGCTAAATCAATTGATGACGCTTTTTCTAATCCTTTTTTTAATCCAATAGATTGTGCTAAATAAGCCATAACTGCAATTTGAGACGTATAAGCTTTTGTTGATGCTACGGCAATTTCTGGACCGGCATGTAATAATAACGTGTAGGTCGCTTCACGTGATAGTGTAGAACCTTTTACGTTCGTAATAGTCAGTGATGGTAAATTCAATTCATTTACTTTAACCAATACTTGACGACTATCAGCTGTTTCACCACTTTGCGTTAAGAAAATGAAGAAAGGCTTCTCTGATAAAATTGGCATATCATAGCCCATCTCACTAGCTAAATGTACTTCAACTGGAATATGCGTTAACTCTTCAATGATTTTTTTACCAACTAAACCGGCATGCCAACTTGTACCGCATCCAACGATATAGATACGATCACTTGATGCCATATGAGAGATAATATCTTCATCAATTGTTGTCTTGCCATCTTCTGTTAAATATTCAGAAATTAATTTTCTCATCACACTTGGTTGCTCATCAATTTCTTTTAACATGTAATGAGGGTATAAACCTTTTTCAGTGTCTGTTGCATCAATATCAGCCACAAAAGACTCACGTGATAATTTATTTGACTCTCTATCAAAAATAGTCAACTCACCTGGTGTTAAAATAATGCGTTCACCATCTTTAATTTCAACAAATTCATTTGTTTCATTAATCATGGCCATTGCATCACTACCAACATAATGGCAATTTTCGCCAAGTCCGATTAGTAATGGGCTTTTATTTTTCGCAAGGTATAGTGTGTTGCTATCTTCTACGTCCATTAATGCAATCGCATAAGAACCTTCTACTTTGTCTAAAGCTGCTTTAAATGCTTCAAAAGGCGTTTTACCTTGACGATAAAAATAATCAACCAATTCAACGACAATCTCACTATCTGTATCCCCTTTTAAGGCGATATCAGTTAAATAATCATTTTTTAACTCTAAATAATTTTCAATCACGCCATTATGTACTAAACAGAATTTTCCACTTGTTGATTGATGTGGGTGTGCATTTTCTGTATTTGGTACACCATGCGTTGCCCAACGTGTATGACCAATTCCAATATGGCCTTCAGGAATGTTATTAGCCAAAGCTTTTAATTCACTCACACGACCTGGTGCTTTAACAAGGTAAGCTTCTGTATCATCCGCTACCATAATTCCTGCTGAATCATAGCCTCTATATTCTAATTTTTCTAATCCTGTTAACAAGATATCTTTCGCTTGGTTGTTTCCGATTACTCCAACTATTCCACACATTCATATTTCCAACTTTCTTTTAAAATAGTTGTTTCTATTTTTTTGCATGAATAAAGTTTTGTCAAACAAGTTCCCTTGCTATTTTGTCTTTATCCTAAGAGTGCAAACCCTATGAGCCACCCGCCGAATTTTCGATAAACTCATTCCTCGTCACCTAAAAAGGTCTGGCGCTAAATTGGTATAGATACCTTAAATAGTAATAAAAAATAGAAACAAGATTATAATAACCTTTAATAAACTTTCAGTCAACATTAAAATAAATTTATCTTTCTTTTTATGTCATTTTGGTATAGACAAAAAAATGATGTTATCATCCCTGAATAACATCATTTTTTGCAAACCTTAAATTCCTATTTCTTGAATCACGACATTCGCAATTTTTTCTACATAATAATTTACTTTTTCTTCTGTTGGTGCTTCGGCCATCACACGTAATAGCGGTTCAGTTCCTGAAGGTCTTACTAAGACACGACCATCGCCGTCCATTTCTCCTTCTACTTCTTCAATTACTGCTTTAATCGCCGGAACATCCATTGCACCATATTTATCTGATACTTTAATATTAACCAATTTTTGGGGATATTCTTCAATATCCGCTACTAATTCAGATAATTTTTTACCGGAAGATT
This genomic stretch from Vagococcus sp. CY52-2 harbors:
- the glmS gene encoding glutamine--fructose-6-phosphate transaminase (isomerizing), encoding MCGIVGVIGNNQAKDILLTGLEKLEYRGYDSAGIMVADDTEAYLVKAPGRVSELKALANNIPEGHIGIGHTRWATHGVPNTENAHPHQSTSGKFCLVHNGVIENYLELKNDYLTDIALKGDTDSEIVVELVDYFYRQGKTPFEAFKAALDKVEGSYAIALMDVEDSNTLYLAKNKSPLLIGLGENCHYVGSDAMAMINETNEFVEIKDGERIILTPGELTIFDRESNKLSRESFVADIDATDTEKGLYPHYMLKEIDEQPSVMRKLISEYLTEDGKTTIDEDIISHMASSDRIYIVGCGTSWHAGLVGKKIIEELTHIPVEVHLASEMGYDMPILSEKPFFIFLTQSGETADSRQVLVKVNELNLPSLTITNVKGSTLSREATYTLLLHAGPEIAVASTKAYTSQIAVMAYLAQSIGLKKGLEKASSIDLAHEMAIIASVMDSMISEKELIAGLSESLLGTTRNAFFIGRGLDYAVSMEAALKLKEISYIQAEGFAAGELKHGTIALIEEGTPVISIITDEKTASHTRGNAKEVESRGANVLTISLENVAHEGDELVLLPVHELLTPLVSVVPLQLLAYYASLQRGLDVDKPRNLAKSVTVE